The following coding sequences lie in one Arachis ipaensis cultivar K30076 chromosome B05, Araip1.1, whole genome shotgun sequence genomic window:
- the LOC107644261 gene encoding pentatricopeptide repeat-containing protein At1g63130, mitochondrial-like isoform X2, with amino-acid sequence MLSLFSFSLSRIMLRYSPYSVPNSVFRLCFPSTSSLHSNSQSQSLDKYIDIFTRLLSMRPPPSINSFNMILGALAKRNDFPAVLPHVQLLEARGFQFNEVTYVTLIQGLCKTRHTSAAIQVLRKIPMHGIVPNVVMYSTIIDSLCKAGLVNLAFRLFSEMLAKGISPDVQSYNIMINGFCKSKMLDQALNLSEEMLHNYLVPNTVTYSILIDSLCKSKRISCALELFGKMHDRGQTANIVTYNSLLNGLFKNKQLDKALMLFNQMKKSGIDLNINTYRVLIDGLYNAKEIFQDFCVIGCPPNVRAYNIKIDGLCKKGLFKEALTQLSEMEHNGCLPNAVTFVTVIHALFEKDENDMAEKLLREMIARGLLNLDKKIEA; translated from the exons ATGTTGTCATTGTTCTCATTCTCACTCTCACGAATCATGTTAAGGTACTCTCCTTATTCTGTTCCCAACTCCGTTTTCCGTCTTTGCTTCCCTTCAACTTCATCCCTACACTCTAACTCTCAGTCCCAATCACTTGATAAATATATTGATATCTTCACTCGCTTGCTCTCTATGCGTCCTCCTCCATCCATCAACTCTTTTAACATGATTTTGGGGGCTCTTGCCAAGAGGAACGATTTCCCCGCCGTCCTACCCCATGTTCAGCTGTTGGAAGCCCGGGGATTTCAGTTTAATGAAGTCACTTATGTGACCTTGATTCAGGGACTCTGTAAGACCAGACACACATCAGCTGCTATTCAAGTGTTGAGAAAGATCCCAATGCATGGGATTGTTCCTAATGTCGTCATGTACAGCACAATTATTGATAGCCTGTGCAAGGCAGGACTTGTGAATCTTGCTTTTCGTTTATTCTCTGAAATGCTTGCTAAGGGAATTTCTCCCGATGTTCAAAGTTACAATATCATGATTAATGGCTTCTGCAAAAGTAAAATGCTCGATCAAGCCTTGAATCTCTCTGAAGAAATGCTTCATAACTACTTGGTTCCAAACACGGTAACTTACTCTATTCTTATTGATAGCTTGTGCAAATCAAAGAGAATCTCTTGTGCTTTGGAGCTTTTTGGCAAGATGCATGATAGAGGTCAAACCGCTAATATAGTCACTTACAATTCCTTGTTGAATGGGTTGTTCAAAAACAAACAACTTGACAAGGCACTTATGTTATTCAATCAAATGAAAAAGAGTGGCATTGATCTAAATATAAACACTTACAGAGTACTTATTGATGGCCTATACAATGCAAAAGAGATTTTTCAAGATTTTTGCGTTATAGGCTGTCCTCCAAATGTGAGGGCATACAATATTAAGATCGATGGGCTCTGCAAAAAGGGCTTATTTAAAGAAGCATTGACCCAGCTGTCGGAAATGGAACACAATGGTTGCTTACCAAATGCTGTGACTTTTGTAACTGTTATTCATGCTttgtttgaaaaagatgagaatgaCATGGCAGAAAAACTTCTTCGGGAAATGATTGCCAGGGGCTTATTGAATTTAGATAAGAAG ATTGAGGCTTGA
- the LOC110262559 gene encoding kinesin-like protein KIN-7K, chloroplastic, which yields MRRREGSYINKSLLTLGTVISKLTEDKPSHIPYRDSKLTRLLQSSLSGHGRVSLICTVTPSSSSTEETHNTLKFAHRAKHIEIQAAQNKIIDEKSLIKKYQQEIQCLKEELEQLKRGIVTVQPKDTGEDDIVLLKQKESNYRLEDGQVKLQSRLEQEEEAKAALLGRIQRLTKLILVSTKASHSTRFPNRPGPRRRHSFGEEEVFLVFVGYPCCLSDICFRNEMVA from the exons atgagaagaagagaaggatctTATATCAATAAAAGTCTTCTAACTCTTGGAACT GTCATTTCAAAATTAACCGAAGATAAACCCAGTCACATACCTTATAGGGACTCCAAACTGACTAGACTACTTCAGTCTTCACTCAGTGGTCATGGACGTGTATCT CTTATCTGCACAGTGACTCCTTCCTCAAGTAGTACTGAGGAGACACATAATACATTGAAGTTTGCTCACCGGGCAAAGCATATTGAAATCCAAGCAGCACAAAACAAA ATAATTGATGAGAAGTCACTTATCAAGAAATACCAACAAGAGATTCAATGCCTAAAGGAAGAATTGGAACAACTAAAGAGGGGTATTGTTACAGTTCAACCAAAAGATACTGGGGAAGATGACATTGTGCTTCTAAAACAAAAGGAAAGTAATTATAGA TTAGAGGATGGTCAAGTTAAGTTGCAATCCCGGttggaacaagaagaagaagctaaAGCTGCTTTGTTAGGAAGAATTCAACGGCTGACTAAACTGATTTTGGTCTCCACAAAAGCATCACATTCAACCAGATTTCCTAACAGGCCTGGTCCTCGTAGAAGACATTCCTTCGGAGAAGAGGAGGTATTTCTAGTTTTTGTTGGTTATCCCTGTTGTTTATCAGATATTTGTTTCAGAAACGAGATGGTGGCTTGA
- the LOC107644258 gene encoding uncharacterized protein LOC107644258: MYGRARKREFRSRARKREILGWAGSPTTVSSRRLCCRCRLRRSCRHQKGAQAAAGVTAEEGSCISVIPTARSGFVTLGTTAGASGYCCRRRKRLSLARSEIVVAAA; this comes from the exons ATGTATGGCAGAGCCAGAAAGAGAGAGTTCAGGAGCAGAGCAAGAAAGAGAGAGATTTTAGGCTGGGCTGGGAGTCCAACCACCGTGTCCAGCCGCCGTCTGTGTTGCCGGTGCCGCCTCCGCCGGAGCTGTCGCCATCAGAAAGGGGCTCAGGCCGCCGCAGGTGTCACTGCCGAAGAAGGGAGCTGCATCTCTGTGATTCCGACCGCCAGGAGTGGTTTTGTGACGTTAGGGACcaccgccggagcttctggctactgctgccgtcgccggaaaaggttgtcg TTGGCGCGATCGGAAATTGTCgtcgctgccgcttga
- the LOC107644261 gene encoding pentatricopeptide repeat-containing protein At1g63130, mitochondrial-like isoform X1 — protein MLSLFSFSLSRIMLRYSPYSVPNSVFRLCFPSTSSLHSNSQSQSLDKYIDIFTRLLSMRPPPSINSFNMILGALAKRNDFPAVLPHVQLLEARGFQFNEVTYVTLIQGLCKTRHTSAAIQVLRKIPMHGIVPNVVMYSTIIDSLCKAGLVNLAFRLFSEMLAKGISPDVQSYNIMINGFCKSKMLDQALNLSEEMLHNYLVPNTVTYSILIDSLCKSKRISCALELFGKMHDRGQTANIVTYNSLLNGLFKNKQLDKALMLFNQMKKSGIDLNINTYRVLIDGLYNAKEIFQDFCVIGCPPNVRAYNIKIDGLCKKGLFKEALTQLSEMEHNGCLPNAVTFVTVIHALFEKDENDMAEKLLREMIARGLLNLDKKGAGDGFPLVLRPR, from the exons ATGTTGTCATTGTTCTCATTCTCACTCTCACGAATCATGTTAAGGTACTCTCCTTATTCTGTTCCCAACTCCGTTTTCCGTCTTTGCTTCCCTTCAACTTCATCCCTACACTCTAACTCTCAGTCCCAATCACTTGATAAATATATTGATATCTTCACTCGCTTGCTCTCTATGCGTCCTCCTCCATCCATCAACTCTTTTAACATGATTTTGGGGGCTCTTGCCAAGAGGAACGATTTCCCCGCCGTCCTACCCCATGTTCAGCTGTTGGAAGCCCGGGGATTTCAGTTTAATGAAGTCACTTATGTGACCTTGATTCAGGGACTCTGTAAGACCAGACACACATCAGCTGCTATTCAAGTGTTGAGAAAGATCCCAATGCATGGGATTGTTCCTAATGTCGTCATGTACAGCACAATTATTGATAGCCTGTGCAAGGCAGGACTTGTGAATCTTGCTTTTCGTTTATTCTCTGAAATGCTTGCTAAGGGAATTTCTCCCGATGTTCAAAGTTACAATATCATGATTAATGGCTTCTGCAAAAGTAAAATGCTCGATCAAGCCTTGAATCTCTCTGAAGAAATGCTTCATAACTACTTGGTTCCAAACACGGTAACTTACTCTATTCTTATTGATAGCTTGTGCAAATCAAAGAGAATCTCTTGTGCTTTGGAGCTTTTTGGCAAGATGCATGATAGAGGTCAAACCGCTAATATAGTCACTTACAATTCCTTGTTGAATGGGTTGTTCAAAAACAAACAACTTGACAAGGCACTTATGTTATTCAATCAAATGAAAAAGAGTGGCATTGATCTAAATATAAACACTTACAGAGTACTTATTGATGGCCTATACAATGCAAAAGAGATTTTTCAAGATTTTTGCGTTATAGGCTGTCCTCCAAATGTGAGGGCATACAATATTAAGATCGATGGGCTCTGCAAAAAGGGCTTATTTAAAGAAGCATTGACCCAGCTGTCGGAAATGGAACACAATGGTTGCTTACCAAATGCTGTGACTTTTGTAACTGTTATTCATGCTttgtttgaaaaagatgagaatgaCATGGCAGAAAAACTTCTTCGGGAAATGATTGCCAGGGGCTTATTGAATTTAGATAAGAAG GGAGCGGGTGATGGATTCCCATTAGTCCTCCGTCCCAGATAA
- the LOC110262334 gene encoding pentatricopeptide repeat-containing protein At1g12620-like, translated as MFSLFSSSPVKLRYALQMPKLFPYSVPHSALRLCFPSTSSLHSHSHPQSLDEAVDSFTRMLSLRPPPSIIQFTKILGSLAKTNHFPTAISLFQQLQARGITPNLFTLSIVINCCCGMGRMALALSVLAKIFRMGFQPDTVTLNTLIKGLCLGGKVEKALHLHERMLDQGFRFNEVTYGTLILINGLCKTGHTAAAIQVLRKIPLYGIVPNVVMYSSIIDSLCKDTLVSEAIHLYLEMLAKGISPDVITYTTLVDGLCLVGQLKEAIDLLNHMMLKNIIPNVCTYSTLIDGLCKKGRIKDAENVFAIMIKKGVKPEVIIYNSLMDGYCLVNEVDKAKYVFSTMAQSRVSPDVWSYNIMINGLCKSKMVDEALNIFEDMCCKNLFPDLVTYNTLIDGLVKSRRIDDALELLQKMHDEGHPADLVTFNTLIDGLCKNGRIKDAKEIFEHLSTKFYNLDTWTYNIMIGGFCKEGLLDEALSYLSKMKDNGCLPDVVTYGITISALLEKGEIVKAEKLVHEMISKGLAI; from the coding sequence ATGTTTTCATTGTTCTCATCCTCACCAGTCAAATTAAGGTATGCTCTTCAAATGCCAAAGCTCTTTCCTTATTCTGTTCCCCATTCCGCTCTCCGTCTTTGCTTCCCTTCAACATCATCCCTACACTCTCACTCTCATCCCCAATCACTTGATGAAGCTGTTGATTCCTTCACTCGCATGCTCTCTTTGCGTCCTCCTCCATCCATCATCCAATTCACCAAGATTTTGGGATCTCTTGCCAAGACCAACCATTTCCCCACCGCCATTTCCCTTTTTCAGCAATTGCAAGCCAGGGGAATCactcccaacttatttactttgaGCATAGTAATTAATTGTTGTTGCGGCATGGGTCGTATGGCGCTTGCTTTGTCTGTACTGGCCAAGATTTTTAGGATGGGTTTTCAGCCTGATACTGTAACATTGAATACACTCATTAAAGGTCTCTGTCTCGGTGGTAAGGTTGAAAAAGCACTGCACCTTCACGAGAGAATGCTGGATCAGGGGTTTCGGTTTAATGAAGTCACTTACGGCACCTTAATCTTAATCAATGGACTCTGTAAGACCGGACACACAGCAGCTGCTATTCAAGTGTTGAGAAAGATCCCACTGTATGGGATTGTTCCTAATGTCGTAATGTACAGCTCAATTATTGATAGTCTGTGCAAGGATACACTTGTAAGTGAGGCTATTCATTTATACCTTGAAATGCTTGCTAAGGGAATTTCTCCCGACGTTATCACTTACACTACTCTAGTTGATGGATTGTGCCTTGTGGGTCAACTAAAGGAAGCCATTGATTTACTAAATCATATGATGCTGAAAAACATTATTCCAAATGTTTGTACCTATAGTACTTTGATTGATGGACTATGTAAGAAAGGAAGAATCAAAGATGCTGAGAATGTGTTTGCTATTATGATAAAAAAAGGTGTGAAACCAGAAGTGATTATTTATAATAGTTTAATGGATGGATATTGTTTGGTTAATGAGGTAGATAAGGCAAAATATGTATTCAGCACAATGGCTCAAAGTAGAGTGTCTCCTGATGTTTGGAGTTACAATATCATGATCAATGGGTTGTGCAAAAGTAAAATGGTTGATGAAGCCTTgaatatctttgaagacatgtgtTGCAAGAACCTGTTTCCTGATCTGGTAACTTACAATACCCTAATTGATGGCTTGGTAAAATCAAGGAGAATCGATGATGCTTTGGAGCTTCTTCAAAAGATGCACGATGAAGGTCATCCAGCTGATCTAGTCACTTTCAACACTCTTATAGATGGCCTgtgcaaaaatggaagaattaAGGATGCAAAAGAGATTTTTGAACATCTTTCCACTAAATTCTATAATCTAGACACTTGGACATATAATATTATGATTGGTGGATTTTGCAAAGAAGGCCTCCTTGATGAAGCATTGTCATACTTGTCAAAAATGAAAGACAATGGTTGCTTGCCAGATGTTGTGACTTATGGAATAACCATCAGTGCTTTACTTGAAAAAGGTGAAATAGTTAAGGCTGAGAAACTTGTTCATGAAATGATATCTAAAGGTCTagctatataa
- the LOC110262560 gene encoding uncharacterized protein LOC110262560, whose amino-acid sequence MRILGDSRMAGIWRIIGKHTCSCLQPSSPRQGVLICYYLSYFFYEEPISREIFLLRKKEIDWFMKVVVLQYSVMDMEVLYFQAYIDGVDFVFIDNPILSHIENNIYGENRVAPWMESKHKLEKDRQGRATNPDLDLADTEKIFR is encoded by the exons ATGAGAATACTTGGAGATTCTAGAATGGCAG GTATTTGGAGGATCATAGGAAAGCACACTTGCTCTTGCTTACAGCCAAGCTCACCCAGACAAGGTGTactaatttgttattatttatcatattttttttatgaagaaCCAATTAGCAG GGAAATTTTCCTCTTAAGGAAGAAAGAGATTGACTGGTTTATGAAGGTGGTAGTGTTGCAATATTCCGTGATG GACATGGAAGTATTATATTTCCAGGCTTATATTGACGGtgttgattttgtttttattgacaATCCAATACTTAGCCATATAGAGAATAACATATATGGTGAAAACCGAGTA GCACCATGGATGGAATCTAAGCATAAGCTAGAAAAGGATCGTCAAGGACGTGCAACTAATCCTGATCTAGATCTAGCTGACACTGAAAAGATCTTTCGGTAA